From a single Pseudoalteromonas nigrifaciens genomic region:
- a CDS encoding IS30 family transposase, whose product MRHYKQLTYAQRCQIAVLKKSGFTQQSIAELTNLSQSTISRELSRNTGKRGYRHKQAHERALFRRRSVRKPLKMTPEMIALITQKLNEKWSPEQITGWLRKESELSVSHECIYLYIWEDKKAGGELYLHLRRHGKKYHKRSHGKTNRGQIKNRVSIEERPQIVDEKGRIGDWEIDTVIGKGHRGALVTIVERVTQFTVSTQVAGKTAQAVTTATIELLRPYRSALHSITADNGKEFAYHEQITEALSVPVYFAHPYHSWERGLNENTNGLLRQYWPKSTDFKAVTPAQVIPVLEQLNNRPRKTLGFETPAKLMQDHLAAKAA is encoded by the coding sequence ATGAGACATTACAAACAACTGACCTATGCGCAAAGATGCCAGATCGCCGTTCTAAAGAAAAGCGGTTTTACGCAACAAAGTATTGCTGAGCTAACTAATTTATCGCAATCTACGATTTCAAGAGAGCTTTCTAGAAATACAGGTAAGCGAGGTTACAGACACAAACAAGCTCATGAGCGGGCTTTGTTTCGCCGAAGAAGTGTAAGAAAACCGCTTAAGATGACACCTGAAATGATAGCTTTAATTACCCAGAAGCTTAATGAGAAGTGGAGTCCTGAACAAATAACGGGATGGTTACGCAAAGAAAGTGAACTGTCTGTCAGCCATGAATGCATTTATCTGTATATCTGGGAAGATAAAAAAGCAGGTGGTGAGTTATACCTACATCTGCGCCGACACGGTAAGAAATATCACAAGCGCAGTCATGGTAAAACAAACCGAGGGCAAATAAAAAATCGCGTTAGCATTGAAGAGCGCCCACAAATAGTTGATGAGAAAGGTCGTATCGGAGATTGGGAAATAGATACCGTCATAGGTAAAGGTCATCGAGGCGCCCTTGTTACCATTGTAGAGCGGGTCACCCAATTCACTGTATCAACTCAGGTGGCAGGCAAAACAGCACAAGCCGTCACTACGGCGACGATAGAGCTATTAAGGCCATATAGGTCAGCGCTTCATAGCATCACGGCTGACAATGGAAAAGAGTTCGCTTATCACGAGCAAATCACAGAGGCTTTAAGTGTTCCTGTTTATTTTGCTCACCCTTATCACTCATGGGAGCGCGGATTGAATGAAAACACGAATGGATTACTACGTCAGTATTGGCCGAAGAGCACCGATTTTAAGGCGGTAACACCAGCGCAAGTTATACCAGTACTTGAGCAACTTAATAATCGTCCGAGGAAGACACTTGGATTTGAAACGCCTGCAAAATTGATGCAGGATCACTTGGCGGCTAAAGCCGCCTAA